A part of Arachis hypogaea cultivar Tifrunner chromosome 12, arahy.Tifrunner.gnm2.J5K5, whole genome shotgun sequence genomic DNA contains:
- the LOC112727940 gene encoding disease resistance protein RPV1 isoform X1, with amino-acid sequence MSASSESTRWIYDVFLSFRGNDARNPFIFHLYNALTQAAIHVFRDDEELQRGDEISTSLTRAIEASRISLVVLSQNFAASKWCLQELEKIMECHRTIGQRAIPVFYDVDPAELRHQRGTIGSDLQYHMERFSEEKVNVWRSALRDVANLSGFDLQNSRNQAEDINRIVESITALLDNTILFVAQHPVGVESRVQHVINLLNSNRSDNVLILGILGIGGIGKTTIAKAIYNQVHGCFEGYCFLPNIREFWMQSTSQVHLQEQLLSNIFKATKIRIHNIDSGKIILQQRLCGKKLFLILDDVDELDQLNALCGSREWFGPGSRIIITTRNEHLLKVLQVDHISRMSILDHDESIEHFSWHAFKQKCPKREFLELSKKVVAYCGGLPLAHEVIGSLLFDRMEKVWESVLEKLTRIPNHEVQKKLRISFDSLVDDTIKEIFLDIAFFFIGMSRNDVIHILDEYNAEIGIDILIDRSLVTVDNNNKLGMHDLLRDMGREIVREKYPKEPENRSRLWLQKEVIEVLQTHIGTRATEGLVLKLTRTNTICLEAKAFKEMKKLRLLQLVGVQLGRDFEYISRDLRWLYWHGFPLKNIPPNFSQENVVSIELESSCLKLVWKEPQFLEKLKILNLSHSQNLRQTPNFSYLPNLEKLLLKDCSRLSTISDTIGHLKKILVINLEDCISLGNLPRSFYKLKSLTTLIISGCSMIDKLEEDLEQMESLITLIADKTAITQVPFSIVRSKSIGYVSLCGYEGFSRDVFPSLIWSWMSPTNNLSSLVSAPELVSFLDLPKLQYLQVECNSDLQLAEGVTKILEILYATYYNELEAIPTTSQVLNIETSTIIDFRSEFQINGLVKSLLIEVGAKSQVSGILKERILQKLNTNDHDRQSVLPGDNYPDWLTFNSEGSSIHFKVPHINGRDLKTMMLCVVYSSSQDTISSKCLQNVLIINYTKYTIQVYKRDTLASLQNEDWQCIISTLEPGNIVEVLVLVYGFEFVVKNTTIYLIYSESTNEEIEHSNKTGDKDSTYVPEVKNVVASTSAKSRLCGALTLASFLIWKSRRSGKRS; translated from the exons ATGTCTGCTTCTTCCGAGTCCACAAGATGGATCTACGATGTATTCTTGAGCTTCAGGGGCAACGATGCTCGCAACCCATTCATCTTTCATCTCTACAACGCTCTCACCCAAGCCGCGATTCACGTCTTCAGGGACGACGAGGAGCTCCAGAGAGGAGACGAGATCTCCACCTCGCTGACTCGAGCCATCGAAGCTTCTAGAATCTCTCTTGTTGTCTTGTCACAAAACTTTGCGGCTTCCAAATGGTGCCTGCAAGAGTTGGAGAAAATAATGGAGTGCCATAGAACCATAGGCCAGAGGGCTATTCCGGTGTTCTATGATGTAGATCCAGCGGAGTTGCGCCATCAGAGAGGCACCATTGGAAGTGATTTGCAGTATCACATGGAAAGGTTCTCAGAGGAAAAAGTCAACGTCTGGAGGTCGGCGCTCCGGGACGTTGCTAACCTTTCAGGATTCGATTTGCAAAATTCCAG GAATCAAGCTGAGGATATCAATAGGATTGTAGAAAGTATCACTGCTTTGCTAGACAATACAATCTTGTTTGTTGCTCAACATCCTGTTGGAGTAGAGTCTCGTGTACAACATGTGATCAATCTGTTAAACTCCAACAGATCCGATAATGTTTTGATATTaggaatattgggaattgggggAATTGGAAAAACAACTATTGCCAAAGCCATTTACAATCAAGTTCATGGTTGTTTTGAGGGTTATTGCTTCCTTCCAAATATAAGAGAATTTTGGATGCAGAGTACTAGCCAAGTTCATTTGCAAGAACAGCTTCTTTCAAACATCTTCAAAGCTACAAAGATAAGGATACATAACATCGACTCTGGAAAAATTATATTACAACAAAGACTTTGTGGGAAAAAGTTGTTTCTTATCCTtgatgatgttgatgaattaGACCAACTAAATGCATTGTGTGGAAGTCGAGAATGGTTTGGTCCAGGTAGTAGAATAATCATCACAACAAGAAATGAACATCTTCTTAAAGTTCTTCAAGTTGATCACATTTCTAGGATGTCAATATTGGACCATGATGAATCTATTGAGCATTTTAGTTGGCATGCATTTAAGCAAAAATGTCCCAAGAGAGAATTTCTTGAACTTTCTAAGAAGGTAGTTGCCTATTGTGGGGGATTGCCACTAGCTCATGAGGTTATTGGGTCTTTGTTGTTTGATAGGATGGAAAAAGTGTGGGAAAGTGTATTGGAGAAACTCACAAGAATTCCTAACCATGAAGTGCAAAAGAAGCTAAGAATAAGTTTTGATAGTTTAGTTGATGATACAATCAAAGAAATTTTCCTTGACATAGCATTTTTCTTTATTGGGATGAGTCGAAATGATGTGATACACATTTTAGATGAATACAATGCTGAAATTGGAATAGACATCCTTATAGATCGAAGTCTTGTGACTGTTGACAACAATAACAAGCTTGGAATGCATGATTTGCTGCGAGATATGGGAAGAGAAATTGTTCGCGAGAAATATCCCAAAGAGCCAGAAAACCGTAGCAGGTTATGGTTACAAAAGGAAGTGATTGAAGTGCTACAAACACATATT GGGACAAGAGCAACTGAGGGACTAGTCTTGAAGTTGACAAGAACCAATACAATTTGTTTGGAGGCTAAAGCATTTAAAGAGATGAAAAAACTCAGATTGCTTCAACTTGTTGGTGTACAACTTGGCAGAGATTTTGAATATATCTCAAGAGATTTGAGATGGCTTTATTGGCATGGATTTCCTTTGAAAAACATACCACCAAACTTTTCTCAGGAAAATGTAGTTTCCATTGAGTTAGAATCCAGTTGTCTCAAATTAGTGTGGAAGGAACCGCAG tttctgGAGAAGTTGAAAATTCTGAATCTCAGTCATTCCCAAAACCTGAGACAAACCCCAAACTTTTCATACTTGCCAAATCTTGAAAAGCTGCTACTCAAAGATTGTTCAAGGTTGTCTACAATTTCAGACACGATAGGACATCTGAAAAAGATTCTTGTAATAAATTTAGAAGACTGCATTAGCCTTGGCAACCTGCCAAGAAGCTTTTATAAGTTGAAATCTCTGACCACTCTCATCATTTCCGGATGCTCAATGATTGACAAATTGGAAGAGGACTTGGAACAAATGGAGTCATTAATAACTTTAATTGCAGATAAGACTGCAATAACACAAGTGCCATTTTCAATAGTAAGATCAAAAAGCATTGGATATGTTTCTCTGTGTGGTTATGAAGGATTCTCACGTGATGTGTTTCCCTCTCTCATTTGGTCATGGATGTCACCAACAAATAATCTTTCATCTCTAGTTTCTGCCCCAGAACTTGTTTCCTTCTTAGATTTACCAAAGCTTCAATATCTTCAAGTAGAGTGCAACTCAGATCTTCAATTAGCTGAAggtgtaacaaaaattttggaaATATTGTATGCCACATACTACAATGAATTAGAAGCAATTCCAACAACATCACAAGTCTTGAATATTGAAACTTCAACAATAATTGATTTTCGCAGTGAATTTCAAATTAATGGATTAGTGAAGTCTCTTTTAATTGAAGTGGGAGCGAAGAGCCAAGTCAGTGGTATTCTTAAGGAAAGAATCTTACAG AAATTAAATACGAATGACCATGATCGTCAATCTGTGCTGCCCGGTGACAATTATCCTGATTGGTTGACCTTCAATAGCGAAGGTTCATCCATACACTTTAAAGTTCCTCACATTAACGGGCGTGACTTGAAGACAATGATGTTATGCGTTGTTTATTCTTCTTCCCAAGACACAATCTCATCAAAATGTCTTCAAAATGTGTTAATCATAAATTACACAAAGTATACCATTCAGGTCTATAAACGTGACACATTAGCCTCTCTTCAAAATGAGGACTGGCAATGCATAATTTCAACTTTGGAACCTGGAAACATTGTGGaggttcttgttcttgtttatgGCTTTGAATTTGTTGTGAAGAACACAACAATTTATCTCATATATAGTGAATCAACTAATGAGGAAATTGAGCATAGCAACAAAACAG GAGATAAGGATTCAACTTATGTGCCAGAAGTTAAGAATGTTGTTGCTTCGACTAGTGCTAAATCT AGATTGTGTGGAGCCTTGACTCTTGCTTCCTTTCTGATCTGGAAAAGTCGGCGATCTGGCAAACGAAGTTAA
- the LOC112727940 gene encoding disease resistance protein RPV1 isoform X2, with translation MSASSESTRWIYDVFLSFRGNDARNPFIFHLYNALTQAAIHVFRDDEELQRGDEISTSLTRAIEASRISLVVLSQNFAASKWCLQELEKIMECHRTIGQRAIPVFYDVDPAELRHQRGTIGSDLQYHMERFSEEKVNVWRSALRDVANLSGFDLQNSRNQAEDINRIVESITALLDNTILFVAQHPVGVESRVQHVINLLNSNRSDNVLILGILGIGGIGKTTIAKAIYNQVHGCFEGYCFLPNIREFWMQSTSQVHLQEQLLSNIFKATKIRIHNIDSGKIILQQRLCGKKLFLILDDVDELDQLNALCGSREWFGPGSRIIITTRNEHLLKVLQVDHISRMSILDHDESIEHFSWHAFKQKCPKREFLELSKKVVAYCGGLPLAHEVIGSLLFDRMEKVWESVLEKLTRIPNHEVQKKLRISFDSLVDDTIKEIFLDIAFFFIGMSRNDVIHILDEYNAEIGIDILIDRSLVTVDNNNKLGMHDLLRDMGREIVREKYPKEPENRSRLWLQKEVIEVLQTHIGTRATEGLVLKLTRTNTICLEAKAFKEMKKLRLLQLVGVQLGRDFEYISRDLRWLYWHGFPLKNIPPNFSQENVVSIELESSCLKLVWKEPQFLEKLKILNLSHSQNLRQTPNFSYLPNLEKLLLKDCSRLSTISDTIGHLKKILVINLEDCISLGNLPRSFYKLKSLTTLIISGCSMIDKLEEDLEQMESLITLIADKTAITQVPFSIVRSKSIGYVSLCGYEGFSRDVFPSLIWSWMSPTNNLSSLVSAPELVSFLDLPKLQYLQVECNSDLQLAEGVTKILEILYATYYNELEAIPTTSQVLNIETSTIIDFRSEFQINGLVKSLLIEVGAKSQVSGILKERILQKLNTNDHDRQSVLPGDNYPDWLTFNSEGSSIHFKVPHINGRDLKTMMLCVVYSSSQDTISSKCLQNVLIINYTKYTIQVYKRDTLASLQNEDWQCIISTLEPGNIVEVLVLVYGFEFVVKNTTIYLIYSESTNEEIEHSNKTGDKDSTYVPEVKNVVASTSAKSVENH, from the exons ATGTCTGCTTCTTCCGAGTCCACAAGATGGATCTACGATGTATTCTTGAGCTTCAGGGGCAACGATGCTCGCAACCCATTCATCTTTCATCTCTACAACGCTCTCACCCAAGCCGCGATTCACGTCTTCAGGGACGACGAGGAGCTCCAGAGAGGAGACGAGATCTCCACCTCGCTGACTCGAGCCATCGAAGCTTCTAGAATCTCTCTTGTTGTCTTGTCACAAAACTTTGCGGCTTCCAAATGGTGCCTGCAAGAGTTGGAGAAAATAATGGAGTGCCATAGAACCATAGGCCAGAGGGCTATTCCGGTGTTCTATGATGTAGATCCAGCGGAGTTGCGCCATCAGAGAGGCACCATTGGAAGTGATTTGCAGTATCACATGGAAAGGTTCTCAGAGGAAAAAGTCAACGTCTGGAGGTCGGCGCTCCGGGACGTTGCTAACCTTTCAGGATTCGATTTGCAAAATTCCAG GAATCAAGCTGAGGATATCAATAGGATTGTAGAAAGTATCACTGCTTTGCTAGACAATACAATCTTGTTTGTTGCTCAACATCCTGTTGGAGTAGAGTCTCGTGTACAACATGTGATCAATCTGTTAAACTCCAACAGATCCGATAATGTTTTGATATTaggaatattgggaattgggggAATTGGAAAAACAACTATTGCCAAAGCCATTTACAATCAAGTTCATGGTTGTTTTGAGGGTTATTGCTTCCTTCCAAATATAAGAGAATTTTGGATGCAGAGTACTAGCCAAGTTCATTTGCAAGAACAGCTTCTTTCAAACATCTTCAAAGCTACAAAGATAAGGATACATAACATCGACTCTGGAAAAATTATATTACAACAAAGACTTTGTGGGAAAAAGTTGTTTCTTATCCTtgatgatgttgatgaattaGACCAACTAAATGCATTGTGTGGAAGTCGAGAATGGTTTGGTCCAGGTAGTAGAATAATCATCACAACAAGAAATGAACATCTTCTTAAAGTTCTTCAAGTTGATCACATTTCTAGGATGTCAATATTGGACCATGATGAATCTATTGAGCATTTTAGTTGGCATGCATTTAAGCAAAAATGTCCCAAGAGAGAATTTCTTGAACTTTCTAAGAAGGTAGTTGCCTATTGTGGGGGATTGCCACTAGCTCATGAGGTTATTGGGTCTTTGTTGTTTGATAGGATGGAAAAAGTGTGGGAAAGTGTATTGGAGAAACTCACAAGAATTCCTAACCATGAAGTGCAAAAGAAGCTAAGAATAAGTTTTGATAGTTTAGTTGATGATACAATCAAAGAAATTTTCCTTGACATAGCATTTTTCTTTATTGGGATGAGTCGAAATGATGTGATACACATTTTAGATGAATACAATGCTGAAATTGGAATAGACATCCTTATAGATCGAAGTCTTGTGACTGTTGACAACAATAACAAGCTTGGAATGCATGATTTGCTGCGAGATATGGGAAGAGAAATTGTTCGCGAGAAATATCCCAAAGAGCCAGAAAACCGTAGCAGGTTATGGTTACAAAAGGAAGTGATTGAAGTGCTACAAACACATATT GGGACAAGAGCAACTGAGGGACTAGTCTTGAAGTTGACAAGAACCAATACAATTTGTTTGGAGGCTAAAGCATTTAAAGAGATGAAAAAACTCAGATTGCTTCAACTTGTTGGTGTACAACTTGGCAGAGATTTTGAATATATCTCAAGAGATTTGAGATGGCTTTATTGGCATGGATTTCCTTTGAAAAACATACCACCAAACTTTTCTCAGGAAAATGTAGTTTCCATTGAGTTAGAATCCAGTTGTCTCAAATTAGTGTGGAAGGAACCGCAG tttctgGAGAAGTTGAAAATTCTGAATCTCAGTCATTCCCAAAACCTGAGACAAACCCCAAACTTTTCATACTTGCCAAATCTTGAAAAGCTGCTACTCAAAGATTGTTCAAGGTTGTCTACAATTTCAGACACGATAGGACATCTGAAAAAGATTCTTGTAATAAATTTAGAAGACTGCATTAGCCTTGGCAACCTGCCAAGAAGCTTTTATAAGTTGAAATCTCTGACCACTCTCATCATTTCCGGATGCTCAATGATTGACAAATTGGAAGAGGACTTGGAACAAATGGAGTCATTAATAACTTTAATTGCAGATAAGACTGCAATAACACAAGTGCCATTTTCAATAGTAAGATCAAAAAGCATTGGATATGTTTCTCTGTGTGGTTATGAAGGATTCTCACGTGATGTGTTTCCCTCTCTCATTTGGTCATGGATGTCACCAACAAATAATCTTTCATCTCTAGTTTCTGCCCCAGAACTTGTTTCCTTCTTAGATTTACCAAAGCTTCAATATCTTCAAGTAGAGTGCAACTCAGATCTTCAATTAGCTGAAggtgtaacaaaaattttggaaATATTGTATGCCACATACTACAATGAATTAGAAGCAATTCCAACAACATCACAAGTCTTGAATATTGAAACTTCAACAATAATTGATTTTCGCAGTGAATTTCAAATTAATGGATTAGTGAAGTCTCTTTTAATTGAAGTGGGAGCGAAGAGCCAAGTCAGTGGTATTCTTAAGGAAAGAATCTTACAG AAATTAAATACGAATGACCATGATCGTCAATCTGTGCTGCCCGGTGACAATTATCCTGATTGGTTGACCTTCAATAGCGAAGGTTCATCCATACACTTTAAAGTTCCTCACATTAACGGGCGTGACTTGAAGACAATGATGTTATGCGTTGTTTATTCTTCTTCCCAAGACACAATCTCATCAAAATGTCTTCAAAATGTGTTAATCATAAATTACACAAAGTATACCATTCAGGTCTATAAACGTGACACATTAGCCTCTCTTCAAAATGAGGACTGGCAATGCATAATTTCAACTTTGGAACCTGGAAACATTGTGGaggttcttgttcttgtttatgGCTTTGAATTTGTTGTGAAGAACACAACAATTTATCTCATATATAGTGAATCAACTAATGAGGAAATTGAGCATAGCAACAAAACAG GAGATAAGGATTCAACTTATGTGCCAGAAGTTAAGAATGTTGTTGCTTCGACTAGTGCTAAATCT GTGGAAAATCATTGA